The following proteins are co-located in the Hemitrygon akajei chromosome 25, sHemAka1.3, whole genome shotgun sequence genome:
- the LOC140716377 gene encoding uncharacterized protein, producing the protein MEKPYKCEDCGKEFNYPSLLDAHRRTHTGERPFTCSVCGKGFTQSCTLQTHQRVHSDEKPFSCSQCGKGFRCSSNLIQHQRVHTGEKPFTCSVCARGFSQSTTLLTHQRGVHTGERPFICSMCGKGFTNSSHLLKHLRVHTGERPFTCSVCEKGFTHSSTLLIHQRVHNGERPFTCSVCGKGFTHSSNLLTHQRVHTGEKPYTCSVCSKAFTRSSHLMRHQQVHE; encoded by the coding sequence ATGGAGAAGCCATACAAATGTGAGGACTGCGGGAAGGAATTCAATTATCCATCCTTACTGGATGCTCACCGCCGCactcatactggggagaggccatttacttgttctgtgtgtgggaagggattcacacaatcGTGCACACTCCAAacacaccagcgggttcacagTGATGAGAAGCCCTTCAGctgctctcagtgtgggaagggatttagaTGTTCGTCCAACCTTATCcagcaccagcgagttcacaccggggagaaacccTTCACTTGCTCAGTTTGTGCAAGGGGTTTCAGTCAGTCCACCACTCTGCTGACACATCAGCGAGGTGTTCACACTGGTGAAAGGCCATTCATTTGTTCCatgtgcgggaagggattcaccaaTTCGTCCCATCTGCTGAAACacctgcgagttcacaccggagagagaccattcacctgctccgtctgtgAGAAGGGCTTTACACACTCATCCACCCTGCtgatacaccagcgagttcacaatggagagaggccatttacctgctctgtgtgcgggaaaggattcactcactcgtccaacctGCTGACACATCAGCGAgtacacactggggagaagccgtacaCATGTTCCGTGTGTAGCAAGGCATTCACCCGTTCATCTCACCTCATGAGACACCAACAAGTTCATGAGTAA